From Ruminococcus sp. HUN007, a single genomic window includes:
- a CDS encoding DUF3737 family protein — MNNKYINQSFTGERALFMCENSVIENCIFEDGESPLKHSHDLTVNSVDFKWKYPLWYSRNITVSDSTFHEMARAAVWYTDNSVFKNIKYIAPKGFRRCRGLTLENVEFSDAKETLWQCSDVVLKNVKARGDYLAMNCENMEIDGLDLDGNYSFDGAKNITIRNSRLMSKDSFWNSENITVENSVISGEYLGWNSKKLTLVNCTVESLQGLCFCEDLVLENCTLNNTNLAFEYSTVNAEINGFVESIKNPSGGSITADEIGEIIMESDRVDVSATRIICRKS; from the coding sequence ATGAACAATAAATATATAAACCAGTCTTTTACAGGAGAACGTGCTCTTTTCATGTGTGAAAATTCAGTAATTGAAAACTGCATTTTTGAAGACGGAGAATCTCCGTTAAAGCACAGTCACGATCTTACAGTGAATTCAGTTGATTTCAAATGGAAATACCCGCTGTGGTACAGCAGAAATATAACTGTGTCGGACAGTACATTTCACGAAATGGCAAGAGCGGCTGTATGGTATACTGATAATTCTGTATTTAAGAACATAAAATACATCGCTCCCAAGGGATTCAGACGCTGCAGAGGGCTGACTCTTGAAAATGTGGAGTTTTCAGATGCAAAGGAAACGCTCTGGCAGTGCAGTGACGTTGTTTTGAAGAACGTGAAGGCCAGAGGCGATTATCTGGCAATGAACTGTGAAAATATGGAGATAGACGGACTTGATCTTGACGGAAATTACAGCTTTGACGGTGCGAAAAATATTACGATCCGCAATTCAAGACTCATGAGCAAGGATTCGTTCTGGAACAGTGAGAATATAACCGTTGAGAACAGTGTGATAAGCGGCGAATATCTCGGATGGAATTCAAAAAAGCTCACTCTTGTGAACTGTACTGTCGAAAGCCTTCAGGGATTATGTTTCTGTGAGGATCTTGTACTTGAAAACTGTACACTGAATAATACAAATCTTGCTTTTGAATACTCTACAGTGAATGCTGAGATAAACGGATTCGTTGAAAGTATAAAGAACCCTTCCGGCGGAAGCATAACTGCTGATGAGATCGGTGAGATCATTATGGAATCAGACAGGGTAGATGTCAGTGCGACAAGGATCATCTGCAGAAAATCATAA
- a CDS encoding ATP-binding protein, which produces MGLRSIKSKVTGLTLCGIILSVMTSSMLGIAAIKRTGDEYAARSLSLLCETGEKNLDHYFNSVEQSVTSVQAYVEEDLTSLDDTELEAHLERVRGFFEKTMSNANGALTYYYRIDPEASESVKGFWYTNLDGEGFTEHEVTDITLYDTGKTDNLVWFTVPKNTGRSIWLSPYVTDNLDVMVISYNVPVYLDGTFVGVIGVEIDCSTMTSQVDNIRLYEQGYAFVTDDSGKIIYHPVSEKEGAAEAQSLNEGTADLNDGVVIYSFGGVEKEAVSKRLSNGMSLNVSVPVSETYRFCRRLMIQNVIAMISLLAIFILLASRLSGHIVSPLRRLISAVGRLNADRFDFSLDYNADDEVGILTRTFRSLSEHLKLYITAVEADYRSIYHVDLDTDLAVCYRSDEKKENDGDLCSAPGSFSEMVLWYAGNCVSADDREGFIRFLSLENIRSLLSSEPNISYRYQTAENKYEMVRVADLSKAEGRSDGKIHTVEIGISDVDRETREELIKNHTLSDALTQAREASAAKTAFLNSMSHEIRTPMNAVIGYNSIALKDPDLSEETRGYLEKIKAAADHLFTLINNILDMGHIESGRMTLKSEVFVLSDLLEQVNTMISAQCSEKGITYNCGICGSACGRYIGDDMKLREVFINLLSNAVKYTPPHGTVTFTTEETARFKDNVTLRFTVKDNGAGMDKEFIPKIFEPFSQEKSDCGGMFGSTGLGMAITRNIVDMMNGKIDVESEKGKGSVFTVTITLKALQENETSDKSCSNKEKEELCAEAELSGKRVLMAEDMMINAEILKNILESFGMEADHAVNGKICTDMFRDSDINYYDAVLMDIRMPEMNGLEAAEAIRSLDRADARTVPVIAMTANAFEEDVQRSLQAGMDAHLTKPIEPDRLAETLRMLITQRNNSSVS; this is translated from the coding sequence ATGGGACTACGGTCAATAAAATCGAAAGTTACCGGCCTTACACTCTGCGGTATAATTCTTTCTGTTATGACATCCTCAATGCTTGGCATTGCTGCTATAAAACGTACAGGTGATGAGTACGCTGCACGGAGCCTTTCTCTTCTGTGTGAGACCGGAGAAAAAAACCTTGATCATTATTTCAACAGTGTTGAGCAGTCCGTTACCAGTGTTCAGGCTTATGTTGAAGAGGATCTGACATCGCTTGATGACACTGAACTTGAAGCCCATCTTGAGAGAGTACGCGGCTTTTTTGAAAAAACAATGAGTAACGCAAACGGTGCTCTGACATATTACTACCGTATTGATCCTGAAGCATCTGAAAGCGTAAAGGGATTCTGGTACACCAATCTTGACGGTGAAGGATTTACCGAGCACGAAGTTACGGACATTACACTTTATGATACCGGCAAAACCGATAATCTTGTGTGGTTTACCGTGCCGAAGAATACTGGCCGGTCCATCTGGCTTTCTCCGTACGTGACAGATAATCTTGACGTGATGGTAATATCATATAATGTCCCTGTCTATCTTGACGGAACTTTTGTTGGAGTAATAGGCGTTGAGATCGACTGTTCGACAATGACAAGTCAGGTGGACAATATCCGGCTTTACGAACAGGGATATGCATTTGTAACTGATGATTCCGGAAAAATTATTTATCATCCGGTTTCTGAAAAGGAAGGCGCTGCTGAAGCACAGAGCCTGAATGAAGGAACTGCTGACCTGAATGACGGAGTTGTCATTTACAGTTTCGGCGGAGTTGAAAAAGAGGCGGTAAGCAAACGTCTCAGCAACGGCATGAGTCTGAATGTTTCAGTACCGGTTTCCGAGACATACAGATTCTGCCGCAGACTTATGATACAGAACGTTATTGCCATGATCTCTCTTCTGGCAATATTTATTCTCCTTGCTTCAAGGCTTTCGGGTCATATCGTTTCGCCTCTGCGCCGGCTTATCAGTGCTGTCGGAAGACTGAATGCCGATCGTTTTGACTTTTCACTTGATTACAACGCTGATGATGAGGTCGGAATACTGACACGTACATTCCGCAGTTTAAGTGAACATCTGAAGCTTTATATTACTGCTGTGGAAGCAGATTACCGCAGCATTTACCATGTTGATCTTGATACTGATCTTGCTGTGTGCTACCGTTCGGATGAAAAAAAGGAAAATGACGGTGATCTCTGCAGCGCTCCGGGATCTTTCAGTGAAATGGTCCTGTGGTATGCAGGCAACTGCGTTTCGGCGGATGACAGGGAAGGATTCATCAGATTTCTTTCCCTGGAAAATATACGTTCCCTGCTTTCATCGGAACCGAATATCTCATACCGGTACCAGACGGCGGAAAACAAGTATGAAATGGTGCGTGTAGCCGATCTGAGCAAAGCAGAAGGCCGCAGCGACGGTAAGATACATACAGTTGAGATAGGTATTTCAGACGTGGACCGTGAAACGCGTGAGGAACTGATAAAGAACCACACTTTGTCTGATGCACTCACTCAGGCCAGGGAGGCGAGCGCAGCCAAAACTGCGTTCCTTAACTCCATGAGCCATGAGATACGAACACCGATGAATGCGGTAATAGGCTACAACAGCATCGCACTTAAAGATCCTGATCTTTCTGAAGAGACCAGGGGATATCTTGAAAAGATAAAAGCTGCCGCTGATCATCTTTTTACGCTTATAAACAACATACTTGATATGGGACATATCGAGAGCGGGCGCATGACCCTGAAATCAGAGGTTTTCGTACTCAGTGATCTTCTGGAACAGGTGAATACAATGATCAGCGCCCAGTGCAGTGAAAAGGGGATCACATATAACTGCGGGATCTGCGGATCTGCCTGCGGAAGATATATCGGTGACGACATGAAACTCAGAGAGGTTTTCATAAATCTTCTGTCCAATGCTGTGAAATATACGCCGCCTCATGGAACGGTAACATTCACAACTGAGGAAACTGCACGGTTTAAGGATAACGTTACACTTCGCTTTACAGTAAAGGACAACGGTGCCGGCATGGACAAGGAGTTCATACCGAAAATTTTTGAGCCGTTTTCCCAGGAGAAGTCAGACTGTGGAGGGATGTTCGGCAGTACCGGACTTGGAATGGCGATCACCAGAAACATTGTGGATATGATGAACGGAAAGATAGACGTTGAAAGCGAAAAAGGCAAAGGCTCTGTGTTTACCGTTACTATTACTCTGAAAGCCCTGCAGGAAAACGAAACTTCAGATAAAAGCTGCAGTAATAAAGAAAAAGAAGAACTCTGCGCCGAAGCGGAACTGTCCGGAAAACGTGTCCTTATGGCAGAGGATATGATGATCAACGCTGAGATCCTGAAAAATATTCTCGAATCGTTCGGCATGGAAGCAGATCACGCTGTCAACGGAAAGATATGCACCGATATGTTCCGCGACAGTGACATTAATTATTACGATGCTGTTCTTATGGATATCCGTATGCCTGAAATGAACGGCCTTGAGGCTGCAGAGGCGATACGCTCGCTCGACAGAGCCGATGCCCGTACCGTACCTGTGATCGCAATGACTGCAAATGCATTTGAAGAGGATGTTCAGCGTTCGCTTCAGGCGGGAATGGATGCGCATCTTACCAAGCCTATAGAACCGGACCGTCTTGCTGAAACACTGCGCATGCTGATCACTCAGAGAAATAATTCCTCCGTGTCTTGA
- a CDS encoding TIGR02452 family protein: MNFANAHCPGGGFRLGANTQEEALCRCSTLYASITSNAAKEMYLYNNLHINPVESDYMLYSPNVCVFRNHKCVHAAEPFMASVITLPAPNRRGAAIAASGRKIAEAMTRRIRIMLAVAAENGHKDLILGAWGCGAFGNKPEDVSGYFRKVITDEGYGKLFDNICFAVYGKEDSRNITAFRKTFS; encoded by the coding sequence ATGAACTTTGCAAATGCACACTGCCCCGGAGGCGGCTTCAGACTGGGAGCGAATACGCAGGAGGAAGCACTGTGCAGGTGCAGCACACTGTATGCATCGATCACATCGAATGCCGCAAAGGAGATGTATCTGTACAACAATCTTCATATAAATCCGGTCGAGTCCGACTACATGCTCTATTCTCCGAATGTATGCGTATTCCGTAATCACAAATGTGTGCACGCTGCAGAACCTTTCATGGCATCAGTCATAACACTTCCGGCACCAAACCGCCGCGGTGCCGCAATTGCAGCATCCGGCAGAAAGATCGCTGAAGCAATGACACGAAGAATAAGAATAATGCTTGCCGTCGCCGCAGAAAACGGACATAAGGATCTTATCCTCGGCGCATGGGGCTGCGGTGCTTTCGGGAACAAACCGGAAGATGTTTCCGGCTATTTCAGAAAAGTCATAACTGATGAGGGTTACGGTAAATTATTCGATAACATCTGCTTTGCCGTTTACGGAAAGGAAGACAGCAGAAATATAACCGCTTTCAGAAAAACATTTTCATGA
- a CDS encoding helix-turn-helix transcriptional regulator: protein MKREIHAYDKLYLEQAMSILARMLDYAVNDLKYDITEFFNLFISSDLARKFETGDPSVVAGRSGVELAYIVLETAGLKNNFIKPQYSADRSEEYWTGWALAYYQWYTSLSFAEIIKYIPVKDIKDLYDPYHEMDIRQFCDRMNEMYKAAKPETNLKILRKESGLSQSQLAAESGISVRTIQNYEQRVKDINKAQADNLMMIAYVLNCSMEDLMERI, encoded by the coding sequence ATGAAAAGAGAAATACACGCCTATGACAAACTATATCTTGAACAAGCAATGTCCATACTTGCTAGAATGCTTGATTATGCGGTAAATGATTTAAAATATGATATTACAGAATTTTTCAATCTTTTTATTTCAAGCGATTTAGCAAGAAAATTTGAAACCGGAGATCCATCTGTTGTTGCAGGCAGATCAGGAGTCGAACTTGCATATATAGTTCTTGAAACAGCCGGACTGAAGAACAACTTTATCAAACCACAATATTCTGCCGACAGAAGCGAAGAATACTGGACCGGATGGGCACTCGCCTACTATCAGTGGTATACATCACTTTCGTTTGCAGAGATAATAAAATACATTCCTGTTAAAGATATTAAAGATCTTTATGATCCGTATCATGAAATGGACATCCGACAGTTCTGCGACAGGATGAATGAAATGTACAAAGCCGCCAAACCGGAAACCAATCTAAAGATACTTCGCAAAGAATCCGGATTAAGTCAGAGCCAGCTTGCAGCTGAAAGCGGAATATCTGTTCGTACTATTCAGAATTACGAACAACGGGTCAAAGATATCAACAAAGCACAGGCTGATAATCTTATGATGATTGCGTATGTGCTTAACTGCAGTATGGAAGATCTAATGGAACGGATATAA
- a CDS encoding zinc ribbon domain-containing protein, which translates to MDTKNVILKLRTESGMSQEELAGKVFVTRQAVSRWENGETVPNTDTLKLLSELFGVSINTLLGAGEKLICQCCGMPLDSEMFSREKDGTLNSSYCKWCYAGGQYMYSSMDDLIEVCVKNMAGEEYPESEVRAYLKEMLPQLDYWKRYKELGGDGKLEEFKQKLIGEINALGIEGMPKVEKLIPLVGSYVNLEYRLPNGLTVKFLDDDTTYLGTQLECEFGGDKVFGVAANAEFILVSTYGRNCEDPELVLYQKR; encoded by the coding sequence ATGGATACAAAAAATGTTATTTTAAAGCTGCGTACTGAAAGCGGGATGTCACAGGAGGAACTGGCCGGTAAGGTGTTTGTGACACGTCAGGCTGTTTCACGATGGGAGAACGGGGAGACTGTGCCTAATACCGATACACTGAAACTTCTTTCCGAACTGTTCGGAGTATCGATAAATACGCTTCTCGGAGCGGGAGAAAAGCTTATCTGCCAGTGCTGCGGTATGCCTCTTGACAGTGAAATGTTCAGTAGGGAGAAGGACGGAACTCTGAACAGCAGTTACTGCAAGTGGTGCTATGCAGGGGGTCAGTATATGTACAGTAGCATGGATGATCTTATCGAAGTCTGCGTAAAGAACATGGCAGGTGAAGAATATCCGGAGAGTGAAGTGCGTGCTTATCTGAAAGAAATGCTTCCGCAGCTTGATTACTGGAAACGCTACAAGGAACTAGGCGGAGACGGAAAGCTTGAGGAGTTTAAGCAGAAACTCATCGGTGAGATAAATGCGCTCGGGATCGAAGGAATGCCGAAAGTCGAAAAGCTTATCCCGCTGGTCGGAAGCTACGTGAATCTCGAATACAGACTGCCGAATGGTTTAACGGTAAAGTTCCTCGATGATGACACCACTTATCTCGGAACACAGCTTGAATGCGAATTCGGCGGAGACAAAGTTTTCGGAGTTGCAGCAAATGCTGAATTTATTCTTGTCAGCACATACGGCCGAAACTGTGAAGATCCTGAACTGGTCTTATATCAGAAACGGTAG
- a CDS encoding helix-turn-helix transcriptional regulator — MKSFSEKLKEARACLNMSQEELGKKAEVSRRSVLSYEKGEKIPRDRVIYRIAAVLGVSVKYLKDDNCEDPKADIELDRRIAEVSGRIGSSSVRDADALISESLAFLAGGDVPMEEKAALFEAVVAGYMKCKEQAKVKYGKKE; from the coding sequence TTGAAATCATTTTCAGAAAAATTAAAAGAAGCCCGTGCATGTCTTAACATGTCACAGGAAGAGCTCGGAAAAAAAGCCGAAGTAAGCAGGCGTTCCGTGCTTTCATACGAAAAAGGGGAAAAGATCCCCCGCGACCGTGTTATATACCGTATTGCAGCTGTTCTCGGAGTTTCTGTAAAGTATCTTAAGGATGATAACTGCGAGGACCCGAAGGCTGACATTGAGCTTGACCGTCGTATAGCTGAGGTTTCAGGAAGGATAGGCAGCAGCAGCGTGCGAGATGCCGATGCGCTTATCAGCGAAAGTCTTGCGTTCCTTGCCGGAGGAGATGTTCCCATGGAGGAAAAGGCTGCTCTTTTTGAAGCAGTCGTTGCCGGATACATGAAGTGCAAGGAACAGGCTAAGGTTAAGTACGGAAAGAAAGAATAG
- a CDS encoding DNA methylase, with translation MICLCIDLKSFYASVECVARGYDPLDTNLVVADETRTEKTICLAVTPSLKAFGVPGRPRLFEVNQIMRNVNEERLRGIPSGRFTGSSHFAGELQKNRSLRADFITAPPHMSEYMRVSSEIYSIYLRYLSPDDIHVYSVDEVFMDITNYIRMYNCTPRDLAMRMIRNVLDETGITATAGIGTNMFLAKIAMDIVAKKMPADRDGVRVAELDEYTFRRELWGHKPLTDFWRFGAGITRRLEKLRIHTLGDLARVSERNENVLYREFGKNAELIIDHAWGWEPCTIAEIKEYRPENHSMSQGQVLAEPYKYDDALLIVKEMADQLSLDLVRKGVTADQLVLTLGYDHSLIPQDYEGKTVLNHYGKKVPESAHGTVNLGKYTASTVLFISAAAKLFHDIADRRLLVRRICIAANHVIPEDTVPDAPDIQLSFFEDNEAADIKRKAEEEKLAREKKIQQAIVQIKSKYGKNAVLKGMNFEKGGTAIERNGQVGGHRA, from the coding sequence ATGATTTGTCTCTGTATTGATCTTAAGAGTTTTTACGCATCGGTCGAGTGTGTGGCAAGGGGTTACGATCCGCTTGACACCAATCTTGTGGTGGCAGATGAAACCCGTACCGAGAAGACCATCTGTCTTGCAGTCACACCTTCGCTGAAAGCATTCGGGGTACCGGGAAGACCACGCCTTTTTGAAGTGAATCAGATAATGCGGAATGTAAATGAAGAACGTCTGCGCGGAATTCCGTCAGGCAGATTTACCGGAAGTTCTCATTTTGCCGGTGAACTGCAGAAAAACCGCAGCCTCAGGGCCGACTTCATAACAGCTCCGCCTCATATGTCAGAATATATGAGAGTGAGCTCTGAAATTTACAGCATTTATCTCAGGTATCTTTCACCTGATGATATACATGTTTATTCCGTGGATGAAGTGTTCATGGACATTACAAACTATATACGCATGTATAACTGCACTCCGCGTGATCTCGCCATGCGCATGATCCGTAATGTGCTTGATGAGACCGGAATAACTGCAACTGCAGGCATAGGTACAAACATGTTTCTCGCAAAGATCGCTATGGACATAGTTGCAAAGAAAATGCCGGCTGACAGGGATGGAGTGCGTGTTGCAGAGCTTGATGAGTATACTTTCCGCAGAGAATTGTGGGGACATAAACCGCTTACTGATTTCTGGCGTTTCGGTGCCGGAATAACCAGAAGACTTGAAAAACTCAGAATACACACACTCGGCGATCTTGCACGCGTGTCAGAACGCAACGAAAATGTTCTGTACAGGGAGTTCGGCAAAAATGCGGAGCTTATCATTGACCACGCCTGGGGCTGGGAACCCTGTACAATAGCTGAGATAAAGGAATACAGACCTGAAAATCACAGTATGAGTCAGGGACAGGTCCTTGCCGAACCTTATAAATATGATGACGCACTTCTTATTGTAAAGGAAATGGCAGATCAGCTTTCGCTTGATCTTGTGCGTAAAGGAGTGACTGCCGATCAGCTTGTGCTCACTCTGGGATATGACCATTCACTTATACCGCAGGATTATGAAGGAAAGACCGTACTTAATCATTACGGAAAAAAAGTCCCTGAAAGCGCACACGGTACTGTGAATCTCGGAAAATACACGGCATCCACTGTCCTTTTTATAAGTGCCGCGGCAAAGCTTTTTCATGATATTGCCGACCGGCGGCTTCTTGTACGCAGAATATGCATTGCAGCAAATCATGTCATTCCGGAAGATACAGTTCCCGATGCACCGGATATCCAGCTGAGCTTCTTTGAAGACAATGAAGCTGCAGACATAAAACGCAAAGCTGAAGAAGAAAAGCTTGCACGCGAAAAAAAGATACAGCAGGCAATTGTTCAGATAAAATCAAAATACGGAAAAAACGCCGTTCTTAAGGGAATGAATTTTGAGAAAGGAGGAACCGCCATTGAACGTAACGGTCAGGTCGGCGGTCACCGGGCATGA
- a CDS encoding ImmA/IrrE family metallo-endopeptidase — MLSISCHDISTKVRKLVRRYKTSDPSELCSCMDIILCEADFGSSETAIKAMTMTVSRVSCIQYSSALPDTVRRFIIAHELGHAVLHRKNHIDTGFFDDISVTEREANLFAAELLFGSSDILYEKMKNSEGSLFQFAAEYNVPYELLAYKIEIMKDEGYDVPELPYRPDSRFLGGRLWNENCCSCG, encoded by the coding sequence ATGCTCAGTATTTCATGCCATGACATAAGCACGAAAGTCAGGAAACTCGTCAGACGCTATAAAACGTCAGATCCGTCTGAACTTTGCAGCTGCATGGATATCATACTTTGCGAGGCTGACTTCGGCAGTTCGGAAACTGCAATAAAGGCTATGACCATGACAGTTTCAAGAGTAAGCTGTATTCAGTACAGCAGTGCTCTGCCTGATACTGTACGGCGATTTATAATAGCCCATGAACTCGGTCATGCCGTGCTGCACAGGAAAAATCATATTGATACCGGCTTTTTTGACGACATTTCAGTTACTGAACGCGAGGCCAATCTTTTCGCTGCCGAACTTCTCTTCGGGAGCAGTGATATCCTTTATGAAAAAATGAAAAACAGTGAAGGATCGCTGTTTCAGTTTGCGGCTGAGTACAATGTCCCGTATGAACTTCTTGCATACAAGATAGAAATCATGAAAGACGAAGGTTATGATGTTCCCGAGCTTCCGTACAGACCTGACAGCAGATTCCTGGGCGGCAGACTCTGGAACGAAAACTGCTGCAGCTGCGGGTGA
- a CDS encoding carbohydrate-binding domain-containing protein, translating into MNKRIKKSGAPSLIISAMLMAALSGCSSLPDLSESVREDSSVITGSETDKSSGKVTVMSESLSEKAGDQDVTEESSEEEKTLFTERDLKQTADTANAGAITAKDGETVEITEEGVYTVSGNAKNFTVKVNADEKAKVQLVLDGVNVENEDAPAIYVVSADKVFVTTTDSESTLTVSGQFSADGENNTDAVIYSKDDLVLNGTGTLNIVSYYANGVSCKDDLKITGGTYAVSSALDAFEANDSILINDGTFTVKANKDGFHCENDEGEGTVTISGGKFDISAGSDGIDAIGLIQIDGGTLNIEGSEGLEATYILINDGEITVSAGDDGINASSGSSSYETAVEINGGNVNVTVGQGDTDGIDSNGSIYINGGTVSVNAQMSSFDYDGKAEFNGGTIIVNGTEVNEIPQSMMGGGMRGGRGGMNGGMFR; encoded by the coding sequence ATGAATAAAAGAATAAAAAAATCAGGCGCCCCTTCACTTATCATTTCAGCAATGCTTATGGCTGCACTTTCTGGATGCAGTTCGCTGCCGGATCTCAGTGAATCTGTCAGGGAGGACAGCAGTGTTATCACTGGTTCGGAAACCGATAAGTCTTCCGGTAAAGTCACAGTGATGAGTGAATCTTTAAGTGAAAAGGCAGGAGATCAGGATGTCACTGAAGAGTCTTCAGAAGAAGAAAAAACATTATTTACTGAACGTGACCTGAAACAGACTGCTGATACAGCCAATGCCGGCGCAATAACTGCCAAAGACGGTGAAACTGTGGAGATCACTGAAGAAGGAGTTTATACTGTCAGCGGAAATGCAAAGAATTTTACTGTAAAAGTAAACGCTGATGAAAAAGCAAAAGTTCAGCTCGTACTTGACGGAGTAAATGTTGAAAATGAAGATGCTCCTGCAATATATGTAGTTTCAGCTGACAAAGTTTTTGTAACAACGACTGATTCCGAAAGCACTCTTACAGTAAGCGGTCAGTTCAGTGCTGACGGTGAAAACAATACCGATGCAGTAATATACTCAAAGGATGACCTTGTATTAAACGGAACAGGTACACTTAATATTGTTTCATACTATGCAAACGGTGTATCATGCAAGGATGATCTGAAGATAACAGGCGGTACATATGCGGTTTCATCAGCTCTGGATGCGTTCGAGGCCAATGACTCTATCCTCATAAATGACGGAACATTCACGGTAAAAGCAAACAAGGACGGTTTCCACTGTGAAAATGATGAAGGCGAAGGTACAGTTACGATTTCCGGCGGAAAATTTGACATAAGTGCCGGAAGCGACGGAATTGATGCCATCGGACTCATCCAGATAGACGGAGGAACTTTGAACATAGAAGGATCGGAAGGCCTTGAAGCAACATATATTCTTATAAACGACGGTGAAATAACAGTCAGTGCCGGCGATGACGGTATCAATGCCTCGTCCGGTTCATCCTCATACGAAACTGCTGTCGAAATCAACGGAGGAAACGTAAATGTAACTGTGGGTCAGGGCGATACTGACGGTATCGATTCCAACGGATCAATTTACATAAACGGCGGTACGGTAAGTGTCAATGCTCAGATGTCTTCATTCGATTACGACGGAAAGGCTGAATTCAACGGCGGTACTATAATCGTAAACGGCACAGAAGTAAACGAGATCCCGCAGAGTATGATGGGCGGCGGAATGAGAGGCGGCCGCGGCGGAATGAACGGCGGAATGTTCAGATGA